Proteins from a single region of Metallibacterium scheffleri:
- a CDS encoding CDP-alcohol phosphatidyltransferase family protein codes for MQRVAASPPGAATRWRHLPNLLSALRLLLALPVALAIGYRDYPTALVLAALAALSDALDGFLARRFRWQSRLGATLDPLADKLLLVGCFIALTYVGAVPLELTLLVLARDVVIIAGALAWRVLLGPLTARPSLLSKLNTLAQIAFVLAVLLTLVWSQATLPLRGPAWAVGALTVASGIDYVLRWGVRARRTWRNKERR; via the coding sequence ATGCAGCGTGTTGCCGCCTCGCCGCCAGGCGCCGCCACGCGCTGGCGCCACCTGCCCAACCTGCTGAGCGCGCTGCGCCTGCTGTTGGCGCTGCCGGTGGCACTGGCAATCGGCTACCGTGACTATCCGACTGCACTCGTACTGGCAGCGTTGGCGGCGCTGTCCGATGCGCTGGACGGATTCCTGGCGCGGCGCTTTCGCTGGCAAAGCCGGCTCGGCGCGACGCTGGACCCGCTGGCCGACAAACTGCTGCTGGTCGGCTGCTTCATCGCGCTGACTTATGTCGGCGCGGTGCCGCTGGAGTTGACCCTGCTGGTGCTGGCGCGCGACGTGGTGATCATCGCCGGTGCGCTGGCTTGGCGCGTGCTGCTGGGACCGCTGACTGCGCGTCCGAGCCTGCTGTCCAAGCTCAACACGCTGGCACAGATCGCCTTCGTGCTGGCGGTGCTGTTGACTCTGGTTTGGTCGCAGGCAACGCTGCCGTTGCGCGGTCCGGCGTGGGCGGTGGGTGCGCTGACCGTGGCCAGCGGCATCGATTACGTATTGCGCTGGGGTGTGCGCGCGCGCCGCACCTGGCGCAACAAGGAGCGGCGCTGA
- a CDS encoding AI-2E family transporter — MGPEALYRLQLALLVAVIGYVLWLLAPVLTPFVLAALLAYIADPLADRLQRHMSRTLAVTLVFVVFSVAVLILLALLLPLLEHQLARAVAALPAALAWFRGIATPWLAQHLHLPAETFDPQHVINLLQQHWQQAGGIAAALLGHVTRSGLALLEWATNLVLVPVVFFYLLRDWDVLVERVRELLPRHVEPTVTRLARESDAVLGAFFKGQLLVMLGLGIYYALGLSLVAQLGLGPLIGVLAGLVSFVPYLGFITGLIAALIAVLAQYGGDWLHIVLVLGVFAVGQVLESYVLVPRLVGNRIGLHPVAVIFAVLAGAQLFGFFGILMALPLAAVAVVVLNYAHERYMASALYTREEEATPRADSESAPEMGAPTADKSEVDVHEPG, encoded by the coding sequence ATGGGCCCGGAGGCACTGTACCGCTTGCAACTGGCCTTGCTGGTCGCGGTCATCGGCTACGTGCTGTGGCTGTTGGCGCCGGTGCTGACGCCGTTCGTGCTGGCCGCATTGCTGGCCTACATTGCCGATCCGCTGGCCGATCGCCTGCAGCGCCACATGTCGCGCACGCTGGCAGTGACGCTGGTGTTCGTGGTGTTCAGCGTCGCGGTACTGATTCTGCTGGCACTGCTGTTGCCGCTGCTCGAGCACCAGTTAGCGCGCGCCGTGGCGGCGCTGCCTGCCGCGCTGGCGTGGTTTCGCGGAATTGCCACGCCATGGCTCGCGCAGCACCTGCATCTGCCCGCGGAGACGTTCGATCCGCAGCACGTCATCAATTTGCTGCAACAGCACTGGCAGCAGGCGGGTGGCATCGCCGCCGCGTTGCTCGGGCATGTCACGCGTTCGGGGTTGGCGTTGCTCGAATGGGCCACCAATCTGGTGCTGGTGCCGGTGGTGTTTTTCTACCTGCTGCGCGACTGGGACGTACTGGTGGAGCGCGTGCGCGAGCTGCTGCCGCGCCATGTCGAGCCCACGGTCACGCGTCTGGCGCGCGAGTCCGACGCGGTGCTCGGTGCATTCTTCAAAGGCCAGTTGCTGGTGATGCTGGGCCTGGGCATCTACTACGCACTGGGGCTGAGCCTGGTCGCGCAACTGGGCCTGGGACCTTTGATCGGCGTGCTCGCCGGGCTGGTCAGCTTCGTGCCTTATCTGGGCTTCATCACCGGCCTGATCGCGGCGTTGATCGCGGTGCTGGCGCAGTACGGTGGCGATTGGCTGCACATCGTCCTGGTGCTGGGGGTGTTCGCCGTCGGCCAAGTGTTGGAAAGTTACGTGCTGGTGCCGCGCCTGGTCGGCAACAGGATCGGCCTGCACCCGGTCGCAGTGATTTTTGCGGTGCTGGCCGGCGCGCAGCTGTTCGGTTTCTTCGGGATACTGATGGCGCTGCCGTTGGCGGCGGTGGCGGTGGTGGTACTGAACTACGCCCACGAGCGCTACATGGCCAGTGCGCTGTATACACGGGAGGAGGAGGCCACGCCTCGTGCAGACAGCGAATCCGCACCGGAGATGGGTGCGCCCACTGCGGACAAGTCCGAAGTCGACGTGCATGAACCCGGCTGA
- the hda gene encoding DnaA regulatory inactivator Hda: MNPAEARQLPLALRWPPRQRFEHFRSAPGNAPALAAVQALALGTQAPWVLLSGPSGSGKTHLLVAACQAAQAAGRRAQYLDAARLRADAGALRALGGAELLALDDVQALAGHAEAEHALFDLYNRLRAEGSSLLLASALPLSALAPGLPDLRSRLGACMQAALSALDESARRALVQEWAAARGIDLEPAVLDWLFARAARDLRSLHELFERIDRAALAGRRRITIPFLRALLAAHDGAAAS, from the coding sequence ATGAACCCGGCTGAGGCACGGCAATTGCCGCTGGCGCTGCGCTGGCCGCCGCGCCAGCGTTTCGAGCATTTCCGCAGCGCGCCTGGCAACGCACCCGCGCTGGCCGCGGTGCAGGCGCTGGCGCTCGGCACGCAGGCGCCGTGGGTATTGCTCAGCGGTCCTTCCGGCAGCGGCAAGACGCATCTGCTGGTCGCCGCCTGTCAGGCCGCGCAAGCGGCTGGTCGCCGTGCGCAATATCTGGATGCCGCGCGCCTGCGCGCTGATGCCGGCGCGCTGCGCGCGCTCGGCGGCGCCGAACTGTTGGCGCTGGACGATGTGCAGGCGCTGGCCGGCCACGCCGAGGCCGAGCACGCGTTGTTCGACCTCTACAATCGCCTGCGCGCTGAGGGCTCCAGCCTGCTGCTGGCCAGCGCGCTGCCGCTATCGGCACTGGCGCCGGGCCTGCCCGATTTGCGCTCGCGCCTGGGCGCTTGCATGCAGGCAGCGCTGAGCGCGCTGGATGAGTCCGCGCGGCGCGCCTTGGTGCAGGAGTGGGCCGCCGCGCGCGGCATCGACCTGGAACCGGCCGTGCTCGACTGGCTGTTCGCACGCGCGGCGCGCGATCTGCGCAGCCTGCACGAGTTGTTCGAACGCATCGACCGTGCCGCGCTGGCCGGACGCCGGCGCATCACCATCCCGTTCCTGCGCGCGCTGCTGGCCGCGCACGACGGGGCAGCCGCGTCATAG